In Psychrobium sp. MM17-31, a single window of DNA contains:
- the yjjX gene encoding inosine/xanthosine triphosphatase, whose translation MLSNTLKIVVGSHNPVKVNAIKTAFETYFPQSDIECIGMHAPSLVAEQPMTAKETRDGAVNRLRYCQQHAQADFYAAIEGGVDLFEDGPATFAYIAIANDSDMSLGRGANLPLPMSVYQRLQNGDELGPLMDELFNTNNIKQKGGAIGLLTNGHATREANYTHAAILAMARFAHAEFYA comes from the coding sequence ATGTTATCTAACACGCTAAAAATCGTGGTTGGCTCCCACAACCCAGTAAAAGTTAATGCAATTAAAACGGCTTTTGAAACCTACTTTCCGCAAAGTGACATTGAATGTATTGGTATGCATGCACCGTCTTTAGTGGCTGAACAGCCAATGACGGCTAAAGAAACCCGAGATGGTGCTGTCAATCGATTGCGTTATTGCCAACAACATGCCCAAGCAGATTTTTATGCGGCAATTGAAGGTGGCGTTGACTTGTTTGAAGATGGCCCTGCCACTTTTGCTTATATTGCCATAGCAAATGACAGCGATATGTCGTTAGGGCGTGGTGCCAATCTGCCATTACCAATGAGTGTTTATCAGCGATTGCAAAATGGTGATGAGTTAGGTCCTTTGATGGATGAATTGTTTAATACCAATAATATTAAACAAAAAGGTGGCGCGATTGGCTTGCTTACTAATGGCCATGCAACCCGTGAAGCGAATTACACTCATGCGGCCAT